A stretch of DNA from Natrinema halophilum:
GAAGTTCCGTCTCCAGTTCGTCGATTCGTTCGCGAAGCTTTCGATTCTCGTCGACTCGCCGTTTGACCACGATGTCCACGTTCTGAATGCCGCCATCTGTCAGCGCCGGATCGGTGTCACCGATTGCCGCTTCGACGTTCGACGCGGTTCGATCGAGCGTCCGATCGATGCGGTTGCCGAGAACGACACCCGTCCCACTGACAAGTATCATGCCTCCGATCAATCCAGCGATGCCGCCCATATAGCCGGCTACAGCCATTATAACTGTTGCTCCAAAGAGGACAGAACCGAACCGTATCGTATAGTTCATCCGTCCGTCTCGCGGACTAACGCCCATAATACTAGGTGGGAGAATGCCATATAATAAACTAGTGGTTTGAACAAAATTTTTACTGGATTGTATTATAACTATATTCCTGTGACCGTATACCAATGATCGTCGGAGAGTTCGGTTTAGAACGTCCTCGACCTCGGCCGGCGAGCAGTCATTGGACGCTGATACTCGGTTCACACCGATCGCGATATTCGGGCCAGAGAATCACCAAAACGGGTGTCTCACGTCCATCAGCCGGGAACCGATTGGCAGGCTAGAGCTCGATCCGCTCGACGAGTTGCTCACGGTTCTCGTTCGTGTTGACCGCGACGATCCGTATCTGATCTTCGAGACCGGAGTCCCTGAGTTTGGCTTTCAACAGGTTGTCGACCTGATAGACGCCCGCAGCGTTGGTCATCTCGATTTCGACCATAACAGGTGTCGTGTCGCCTCGTTGGAGCGAGACGCGGCTAATAGCTTGGCTCGAGAGGGTGTTGATGCCCCGACCACCGTGTTCGTAGGGGATCCGGGAGCGACCGTGCTCCATGTCGAGGGCATCGGCGACGCGGATCACGCCCGCTTCGGTTGTCAGGGGCGTCTCGGATCGGTGGTGACAGAGAATTGCATGAAGAACCTCTCCTTTCATTCGGACGGCTTCGCCGACGCCGTAGTACTCGGGGAGGACGCGGTCGAGGATGTCTGCAGCCAGCGGAATCGAGTAGTAGGCGTGGCTGTCACGGTGGACGATGTGGCCGACGTCGTGTAAGGTAGCTGCGAGTGCGATGATAACCGACTCGTCGGCTTCAGTCAGCCCCTGTTGGCGAGCACCGTTGAAATCGACGTTGCCGTCCTTGAGTAAATTGTACAGGCACAGTGCACGGTTGCGAACGATCTCTATGTGTTTCGTCCCGTGATCGTTGTACCGCATCCGGTCGACCGCGTTGACGTTCTGAGCCTCGAGGTAGGCTGCGATCTCCTCGTCGGCGTCGACAAACTCGAGTATCGAGTTTAGTTTCTCATCGGGAAAGTTGTGATCGTCGTCGGGGGAGTAGACACGGCGGGGGTCCTCCTCGGCGGCAGAATCGCCCATAGGAAGACATCGGGTGCGGACTAAAAAAGCGCTGCGCCAGATGTGTCGGTCGGCGCTCGGTCGCCCGTTAGGACAGGTCCTCGACAGCGGCTTCGATTTCGTCGTAGTCGGGCTCGACGCCGGGATCGTCGCTAACCCACGAATACGCGACTTCGCCGTCGTCGTCGACGACGAACACCGAGCGCTTGGCGACGCCGTAGACGCCGAGATCGGCGAAGTCCATCGGAATGCCGTAGTCGTCGGTAATCTCCTTGTTGTAGTCGCTAATCAGCCCGAATTCCAGGCCGTTCTGTTCGCGGAATTCGTTGAGCGTAAACGGCGAGTCACGGCTGACGCCGTAGACGGTTGCCTCGAGGTCGTTGAACGATGCGAGGCGATCCTGGAACTCGCACATCTCCGTCGTACAGACGCTGGTGAACGCGCCGGGGAAAAAGGCGAGAACGACCGGTGACTCTTCGCCCAGTCGATCCGAAAGCGAGAATTCCTCGATGTCGCCGTTTGCAAGCGGTGCAGTGAAGTCGGGTGCGGCGTCTCCGGTTGCTACCATCGTCTGCCCGTTGTGTATAAACAGGAAAGACAGTTTCGTTCGCGGAATGACGTGCGGGCAGTGCACCCGTCGACGGTGCCAGTTCGATGCGCTATCGATAGCAAATCCTCGAATCATGCCCGTCCGGTCGGTAGTAGGGAGAATCGTAGTCGGCCCCCGAGGGGATCATCGAGGGCGTCGGTCGCTCTCGACGAATCTCTTCTTCAGATGTACTATCACGGCCGCTTGCTTGCCTTATTGGTCCAAAAAGGTTATAATTGCCAGCGGGTAAGCCACGTATAGAGATGGTAGTCGAAATCGCACCGCTGTTCATTCCCGGCGGCATGGGCCCCCCGGAGCTCGCAATTATCCTCATCATCGCGATTTTGCTTTTCGGGGCGAACAAGATCCCGAAGCTGGCACGATCGACCGGCGAGGCCATGGGCGAATTCCAGAAGGGGCGCGAAAAAGTCGAATCGGAACTCGAGGAGATGCGTGACGGTGGCCAATCTGGCAATTACGACGGCGGCAACCAGCAGAACGATGATTTCGTCGACACGGAACCGGTTACCACCGAAGAGGAATCGACCAGGGAAACCAACTGACGGTTCTTTTCACGGTGGGGCGTGTGGCCTAGCGGAGAGGGCAGGAGGTTCCTAACCTTCTGATCGTGGGTTCGAATCCCGCCACGCCCGTTCTGCGAGGAGCGAACGCGACGGCGAACGGGCCACGGCGAT
This window harbors:
- a CDS encoding HD domain-containing protein translates to MGDSAAEEDPRRVYSPDDDHNFPDEKLNSILEFVDADEEIAAYLEAQNVNAVDRMRYNDHGTKHIEIVRNRALCLYNLLKDGNVDFNGARQQGLTEADESVIIALAATLHDVGHIVHRDSHAYYSIPLAADILDRVLPEYYGVGEAVRMKGEVLHAILCHHRSETPLTTEAGVIRVADALDMEHGRSRIPYEHGGRGINTLSSQAISRVSLQRGDTTPVMVEIEMTNAAGVYQVDNLLKAKLRDSGLEDQIRIVAVNTNENREQLVERIEL
- a CDS encoding redoxin domain-containing protein gives rise to the protein MVATGDAAPDFTAPLANGDIEEFSLSDRLGEESPVVLAFFPGAFTSVCTTEMCEFQDRLASFNDLEATVYGVSRDSPFTLNEFREQNGLEFGLISDYNKEITDDYGIPMDFADLGVYGVAKRSVFVVDDDGEVAYSWVSDDPGVEPDYDEIEAAVEDLS
- the tatA gene encoding twin-arginine translocase TatA/TatE family subunit, translated to MVVEIAPLFIPGGMGPPELAIILIIAILLFGANKIPKLARSTGEAMGEFQKGREKVESELEEMRDGGQSGNYDGGNQQNDDFVDTEPVTTEEESTRETN